In the Flagellimonas sp. HMM57 genome, one interval contains:
- a CDS encoding SIMPL domain-containing protein (The SIMPL domain is named for its presence in mouse protein SIMPL (signalling molecule that associates with mouse pelle-like kinase). Bacterial member BP26, from Brucella, was shown to assemble into a channel-like structure, while YggE from E. coli has been associated with resistance to oxidative stress.), giving the protein MKKIILIIMVLTTMIMRSQNSTDHRNTVSVSGKALVENSSKTYKAKIVLNMGQVRYSNPDCKTLKELKEKFFDKLKANGFEPSSFKEDMMGFIAYGYQNDGTVFDFESSDFEKIMALTKVRMIGASTTVEFKSSVSETEHKSLLKKAVEDAKKNATLVCGVINKKLGGVVSISENFTNNGIWYSYYNGNKDYLTVQVVYEID; this is encoded by the coding sequence ATGAAAAAAATCATTCTAATTATAATGGTATTGACGACCATGATAATGAGATCACAAAACTCAACCGATCATCGGAACACTGTTTCGGTTTCTGGTAAAGCGCTGGTTGAAAATAGCTCAAAGACGTACAAGGCAAAAATAGTTTTGAACATGGGTCAGGTGCGCTATTCAAATCCTGATTGTAAAACCTTAAAGGAGTTGAAGGAAAAGTTTTTTGATAAGCTAAAAGCCAACGGTTTTGAACCTTCCTCTTTTAAAGAGGATATGATGGGGTTTATTGCATATGGTTATCAAAACGATGGAACTGTTTTTGATTTTGAATCCTCAGATTTTGAAAAAATAATGGCTCTGACAAAAGTTAGAATGATTGGAGCGTCGACTACTGTTGAATTCAAGTCTAGCGTATCTGAAACGGAGCATAAAAGCCTGCTTAAAAAGGCGGTAGAGGATGCTAAAAAGAACGCGACACTGGTGTGCGGTGTTATTAACAAAAAACTAGGTGGTGTGGTTTCAATAAGCGAAAACTTTACAAACAATGGCATTTGGTACTCGTACTACAACGGCAATAAAGATTATTTAACCGTTCAAGTGGTTTATGAAATAGACTAA